TGTTTGTCCGTAATCTACTTTAAACATGTTTTCTACAATCAtcatctttttcaatattctagaAATGTATAAACAAAGAAGATTCATTCCTTTTTAACCGTATCAGCGCGTGCCGCTTGTAGCATTACACGAGTTACGAACTTCTCTTTGTTAATTCTGTCATTCTTTCGATTTAATGGTCATAATTACATCGGCCTACGTCTTTCAGTTCACGGACcgcaagaaattttaatatcgcttTTGAATCATTAAACgatcatatttcattatcaaatattcgttatttaaaatcattttatatcacgtttgttttcttttgaacatattactttcatttttaaataacaaccATTGTTAATCTCGAAAGTAGTGTATCAGATCATCCtgttgataattatttgttaaattacaaaatgtttgtacaaataattaataaatcgatttctatttgaaaaatggGATTTTAGGTCAAACTTTATTTTCGTATCATGTAAAATCAGTGCCAAATTTTCAAGTTATCTCGAGCATTACTATTACACATGTATCTCGCATGTGATAATAAGGATTcattaatgcaaaaaaaataaacgttaaaacaagtattatttctatctacggattttatttaaaaaaaaaaaaaagaaaaaaataatgattttcaagtaaatatttacatgTCGTCTCTCTCATCCCTTATCTGTatcggataaaaataattatctcatAGTCCGTAGATAAATAATCAGAGAGGATACAAAACATTGCTTTGTATCTTCAGTTGTTTATATCATATAGAATAATGTGCGTGTGCGTATGTATCACCACATGTTtgatttttgcaatataaataaattaaaattttttagtttatattaCCACGCAAATTTTGCATGATCTCTCATTACAtgtaaatctttaataatttgaatattgacgaaagattaattattttgctgcaggaaagatttaaatttagaagatGGAAAACCTGTACTGGCAGGACATAGTGCAAACACTAATCCAGAAAATGGTCATTCTGTTCATGGAAGTGCTGTCAGACAGGTTCTGGCAGCGGTAGTGGCACAACTTGGAACTCTGAACACTGGTATGGCTTTTGGTTTTTCTGCCATTGCTGTCCCACAACTACAAGAACCAAATAGCAACATTCCTATTGGCAAAGGATCATCCGAGGAATCATGGATTGGtaaattaatactatttaaaaCGTATTATAAGAGTCTATCACGATTACGatgataagataaattatactttcctTGTAGCTAGTATGTCTTCTATTGGAACTCCTATTGGATGTTTAATATCTGGATATATGATGGACGTACTTGGAAGAAAACGATCTCTTATTATCACGGAAATTCCAGCATTACTTGGATGGATATTAATTGCATGTGCGACCGATGTTCGTATGATATATGCTGGAAGATTCTTTGTAGGACTTGGATCAGGCATGGTGGGTGCTCCAGCGCGTGTTTATACAGGAGAAGTGACTCAACCTCATCTACGGGGAATGTTGACCGCTTTTGCAAGTATCGGAGTCAGCACTGGTGTTCTGATCGAGTATTTTTTGGGAAGCGTACTTACGTGGAACGTCTGTGCAGCTATTAGTGGAATTTTACCTCTTGCCGCTCTTTTGTTAATGTTTTTCTTCCCCGAAACACCTTCGTATCTTATATCTCGTAGTAGACCTGAAAAAGCACGAGAAGCGTTACAACAAGTTCGTGGTAGtacgtataatattaatcaagaaATGGAAacacttattaatttttcgaatgagCGCGATGTTAAGCGCCCGAAAggatttcgagaaataattagAGCTCTTTTAAAACCGAATGCCATCAAACCTTTTACTCTAttgtttttatactttttaatatatcaatggtCAGGTACAAatgtaataactttttatgccgttgaaattttcaatgattcagGAGCAACAATAAACAAGTACTTAGCTGCAGTAATTCTCGggattataagattaatatcaACTATTGCTGCTTGTATTCTATGTAGAAAGAGTGGGCGAAGACCCCTCACAATGGTTTCATCCATCGGCTGTGGACTTTCTATGGTAGGATTAGGTGGATATATGTGGTTAAAAAGCTATTGGACTGCAAATAATCTTCCATTTGTTGCTACTTGGATACctgttttatgtatattttcatacaCTATTGCTTGCACTCTTGGTTTCCTTGTTATTCCTTGGATAATGATAGGCGAGGTATATCCAGTACAAGTACGTGGTATTATTGGTGGTTTAACCACAATGGCAGCccattcttttatctttacaGTAGTTAAAACATATCCATATTTAACTAGTATACTTACTACGCAtggtacttttattttttatggttgtatatctttattcggaacgatatatttttatttatgtcttCCCGAAACTAAAGATAAAACACTTCAAGAAATAGAAGATTACTTTTCCGGTAGgaacaataatttaagaacTAGAAATATAGATAACAATAAACCAAAGGTGTTACAAGTGAAAAAAGGTCAGATTTTgccttgaattatttatataaataatattttaataaacgtaaattaataatttgtcgtCTTCCATCaaacaaagataaaaagttACATGgctaagttttattattaatcaaaattaattcatattattattaaaaacctgtttctaatttaatttaagaaaaaaaaaaaatgaaacaatagtATTCTATACTTATCTTAACATATTGGAGGATGATAACATGATTAAAACtccaaaaaatctattaaattatataaaaattacaattatcacagatattttatttcttatttataagtaaggcaattttcaatgatatctatttattaattaaatattcaagtaatttaaatataatatttttttttataagatggtagcaatatagatatatttttataaaaggatcaaatatattcgtaaagaaaaaaaaaaatatgctttacggatatttcaatatgcacataagaaaacgaaaaaggtgctatttattattatagtattacaatatgtgtatatatgtgataaaaagataaaatgtaattaactaGACTTATAAgtgatatttgtaaaaaaaatcatagtcTGACAATGTACGCGTTTCAACAATGCAAACTactctataaattaaacatttttaatatatttactatgtATCTcaggattttttaatttttcctttttaatcttaattgcTACTTTGTtactatgaaaaaataaatttttaattcttaaatatttaaatgttttttttaaacttatatgtatataatgaagaaaattaaaatataatgaaaaagatcaaaatataatttatttctatatatttatcaattatttattcgttatatacatgtatattatttaatcaagtatttttgataaacgtattttattacgtttttttcttacatattcttttttctcatctATAAATTTCTTGATCATCTCTGGAGATAATATTTCACCTCTATATGTTTTgggtaatatttctttatccaaAATAGCAAGTCTTccttcaatatatttcttagGATCAAAATTGTGTGCCTCTTTAATTTGAGTAACTAATTCtgcttgaaataatttttccttcaatACATTACGATTTGCTCTAATTTTTGCCCATTTAAACTTCATTTTTTTGCgcagttttcttcttttgtgttttttcattttttttcttctaattactATCATACGTATAGCTAATTTTTCTAAGATATTTTCTGTTGGTGGAAGCTGGAAAGATGTATCTATTAATGGTAAATCCTGTTTAATAGATTGGTTTATTAAAGGTTCTTCCATTGAtggtatatatttagataaaggcatttcatctttcttaatattatttcttgaattttcaaaatctatattaaGCGTTTttggtataaatttaatatttggagatattatatttaaagcatttgtagaaaaattagGAAGAGatattgcattattatattcttttaataaatatgaagaataatattttacgataatgttacctaaaataataatataacgataataatatttaaaaattatattaggttatgtttaatatcgaattagaaatgataatttacatACTTTTTGTGTTTATACTTATTTGTCGAAATGCTGCACATAGTTtgttaataatcattataattatttcttacatacatacatttaataatatacttaaaatatgtaaaatacaatataaattcaaaacatcgatcgaacgaagctataacttatttaatagaaaaacatGGCGCCACCTAACAGTATCAAtgcatgtataataaataactatagatgtaaatagaatttaggtataaaagaattatatgtaatatacaatAGAATTGATAAGTCTtatgagattttaaatttcgtttattgaaaatcattaatttatttaaacaatatatgtatcttaataagatattttatattgatgtataatataaacatatatgtatgataCTTTAATCCATTCGCGTTTTAAGAGTCTTGActgtaattttatctttttctctgtaattaaaaattaataattaatgatgatCCTataatgtgtgtgtgtgtgtgtgtgtgtataaagaaaagataaaaatcaaactaacattatataaacaatagcACCCCAACCAGATATTGCATCTCTATCACATGCATTTACTAATGCTTGACTAATTGTTTCAAAAAGATCATCTGGTTCCATATCTGGTTCATAAAGTGATTCACACATTCCATATAATTGTTCAGTACATGTTCCACCAACCACAAAATCATTTGATGGACTTATACATCCTATTAAAtccatattacaaataaatggtTCATAAGTATTAGGATTTAATCCAGCAATGATAGGTTCTACAAAATAAGGTCCAAATCTTCtttcgtataataaatttgataccATTGATGCAAATGCTTTAGgatgtatttttctattttctttaagttcataaagatttaatctaaatcttaatttttccattacaGTTTGAGTATCAGTAGCAAGACCAGGAAGGCTAAGATACAAATGAGATCccatttcaaatatcttttgaaaatcaCATGTTATGGTTTGTGCTTGTATACCAAATCTACGATCAGCAGCTATTGCCACACAATTCTTGCCTTTCATTGCTATAATAGCTCCACCATTATAAGCTAAAATactctaaaaaaattacaaataaccaaaattataagaattaattaataaaaatattttattttattttacttaattaaatttcttttaattaattcaaaaatttattaatatataattaaaaaattttcattaataatacaattatatttttttaacattaatttgtaaaacgtGCAATGTCATTAATGTATTTGACAGTAACATaacctcttttttattttacattgttgtttaaaatatttgaattttatattttaaaatttgaaatattcgtaGAAATATGGcaaaataactattatttgatataataaatatttaccatttttaaagagttttgaaaaatttaccaatatcaattaaattctacCGCACTTTAAAGTATATTACAAAACGCAAGTTGTAAgtcatgaaatatataatatatagaagttcgatttcttcttttattatatagtaaatataaattcatataactgaagacattatattaatgtttttcttataagtaaagataataaatagcatataatatttctatttagatactattatttttaacataatataatttcttgatattatatagttaagaAATGtgtgcaaaaaattaataagatcttgaattttttatcattttgaaattttaataatctttttgaactattttatattcagatatatttatataatacttttaatagaaaaaaaatcaatttatttaaataaaataaatacaatatagatattattaaaatttattatttatataagaataatatagtatattttgtaCTGAGAGTAGAGTTTCTAGATAGCCTATTCCATCATCCCCTCCAAAATCTTAGAAAGTCAAGAGCAAAGGGGAAAAACATGGCTTTGCAATGTTATTGAGAAATTTGAGGCAGTTTCATGATCCGCATTTAATTCGTTatctattatagaaaaaaagtttatattttttgtgaatTCAAAgtctttttttaagtaaacgTTTTATAAAAGTGATAGTTAAAGTGAAAACGAAAAGTGGAAaacgaacaaaaaaaagagaaagagagggaaagacagagagagagaaaaatgtgTTCGATCAAGACGAGTCATTGTAAATGTCATGAATTTTGCAACTGGGAATGATTTACGAATTACTGAAAAGAAGAGTTTTCGTAGAATTTATCTTGataggaattaaaattgattggcAATTACATTTTGAAGAATACAGATCACTCTTTCTACGAATTTTTGGTTAGTGGTTTCGATGAAAACCATCTGGATACTACCAGTCAGCTGTAGTTTGTAACACGCGTTTACACGTGCAGCTTataatttgttcaataattaAGGGgcatatcatttaaatttaatcaaaataaaatataataagatgcaATCGCGACaaaaaatgattgtttttGGTTCACATTTTACGATGATTTACGAATGGtttatatcttttcatatAAGTGTACAAACGCTATTTTAAGTGCTGATCAACTCGATCTACTTGCTCTAGAATAGTAttctaagaaataattttttcattgtgCATGTTGCTagattgaataaaagaaattttaaaatgtccatgaaataaatatgtatccgcgatgtattttacttttatgttatttttaaaccaCTGATATACAAAACACTTGGACTTATAATTTCAGTCTTTGTCTAtagttttaagattatttttggaatatattttaggTTCTTggctttaatattttttaattccttgaCTTGTATTTGAGGTGTATTTatctattgtataaattttgcattattttttttatcattgcgAGATTATAATTGAaggtattgtttttttttttataggtttacagatttgataattatattatagaatttgtaTACTTAACTCTTTGGTGTTGTAAGTCTGTAGTATTCTGTTGATCTTATAAAAGAATGTCACTAAAGCCTAAACGTGTTGATTTTACTCAAACATGGGAAGCATTACAAGAAACTGTAAAATGTGTAATAACGTTATCATATGTTCCACGTGCAACATGGTATGATAGGTTCAGGTACTTTATGAtatcttttgattattttcaattattttcatattatataaaatattgcatatttttgcatatatatcttttttttatttcagtgaTGTGTATTCATTATGTGTAGCATATCCAGAACCACTTGCCGATCAATTATATTGTGAGACAAAAAGATTTCTAGACAATCATGTCTTCCAATTATTAACAAAGGTTCGTGCCCAAGGTGAATCTAGCTTATTGCAGGCATATCATCAAGCCTGGACAGAATATTCACAAGGCATTAATTATTTGCATCGCTTGTACTTATATTTGAATCaacaacatattaaaaaacaaaagctTTCGGAGGCAGAACTGATTTATGGCATGTCTTCCGCTACGGTCGTCGATTGCCAAGAACAAATGGAAATAGGAGAGTTAGGTTTAGATATTTGGAAAACAAGAATGATCACACCATTAAGAAAGCAACTTGTGTCTCTCCTCTTAGAAAATATTCATGCAGATAGAGTTGGTACATCTCCCACAGCAAGTACAGAAGTTATTTGTGGTGTGATACAGAGTTTTGTTCGAGTTGAGGAATATAAGATGAAAGGACAAGTAGATGTAAATGatctttgttatattatttcatttttttttaatatgcacATGTTTTGCAAAACTATTTTATGTAgtgtattttcttttagatgtatcaagaaatttttgaaacaccTTTTCTTGAAGCTAGTGGAGAATTTTATATGAGAGAAGCAGCCGAATTACTTCAAAAATCGGATGTAACGCATTATATGGAACGAGTAACGTGGCGACTTATTCAAGAGGAACTTCGTGCCCATAAATTTCTTCACACAAGTTCTGTGCCTAAAGTATGCTTTTACTTTAATGTgcatatatcaaattaattgtacatatatatatatgtatatatatattaagttaaaatagTCGATTGTTTAATAGTGATATATTGTAGGTGAGACAATGCtgtgaagaaaaaatgattgctACGCACGTAGCGTGGCTTCATtcagaaggaaaaaatatgatagacAATGAACGTAAAAGGGacttaattcttctttatccATTGTTAAGGCCATTACCTTCAGGTTTGGCAGTACTTGTACAAAAATTTACTCAGCACATCACTCAACAAGGATTACAAGCAATTGGTTCTTTACAAGGAGAAAATGTAAGACACGTAtagatcaaataattatattttgcgcaatattactttattatttattgaatacgaTAATATAGATACACACACAGTTTGTGGAAACTATGCTGGATGTACATCGTAAATATTCGGAATTGATTAAAGATGTATTTAGGGGTGATCAAGCTTTTGTAACTGCTCTTGATAAAGCTTGTTCGATTGTTGTGAATCATAGGCCTGTTCCACGGCAACCAGCTAGAGCACCTGAACTAGTAAGTttcttaaattgttatattctagtgcaatttattcattttttattccatgtctaatattttaatttagctTGCTAAATACTGCGATTCTCTGTTAAAAAAATCTGCCAAGGCTGCATCAGAGGGAGAAGTAGAAGAAAAACTAGCACAGTGTATTACTGTGTTTAAATATGTTGACGATAAGGatgtttttcagaaattttatgcACGAATGTTGGCAAAGAGATTAATACACCAACAATCACAATCAATGGATGCCGAAGAATCAATGATTGATCGTTTAAAACAAGCTTGTGGTTATGAATTCACGAATAAGTTACATCGGATGTTCACCGATATGTCCGTTTCAGCCGACTTGAATGCCAAGTTTACAACAAGCTTACGAGAAGGGGATAGAGAAAATCAATTAGGCATCGGTTTTGTAGTGTATGTGTTACAAGCAGGTGCTTGGCCATTAGGTTTACCACCATCTTCAGGACCGTTCGATATTCCTCAACAATTAGAAAAGTCTATACAGGcattcgaaactttttatcaCGCGCAATTTAACGGACGGAAACTTACTTGGTTACATCACCTTTGTCAAGGCGAACTCaagttcaattatttaaaaaaaccttATTTGGTAACTGTACAAACATACCAAATGGCACTGCTACTTCTTTTCGAACATTGTGATTCGATACAATGCAGAGAAGCTGCCGCATCATTACGCTTATCACATGATCAATTAGTTAAACATGCAACCAGTTTGgttgattgtaaaattttaaaaaaatcaacagaTGGAGAATTGGAGGAAGATACAATTTTGTCGctcaatttcgattattataataaaagaacgaAATTCCGTATAACTGGTACATTACAACGGGATGTGCCGCACGAATGTCATGATGTTGAAACTACTCATCGCAGTGTTGACGATGATCGAAAATTGTACCTGCAAGCAGCTATAGTTCGTATTATGAAGAGTCGTAAGGTTTTGAGACATAATCAACTTGTACAAGAggtgagattttattttaacatcaaTACGTGCGAATTAAGTTAAACAATTCAATTGaatgtaataatgtttttCCAGGTACTAAGTCAATCTAAGGTTACATTTGCACCATCAATCAGCATGATCAAAAAATGCATCGAAGCTCTTAtagataaacaatatattgaaCGTACGCCAAATAATGCAGATGAGTATTCGTACGTCGCATGATTTTATCGTACCACCTGAcacaatcattaatttattttattcagggTGCTTTGTGATCATTCATAATATCATACTTTTGGTAACTTTTAATAAGATGATTAAATactcaaaattttatctaattaaatacatttctataattggaaaaaatgataattttatcagtaataatatttaattatcaaatctcTCGTTTGAAAGATCAAAGAAAGCATCCTGAATTGCTTTCTTGCTCCTAAATTGACCGATTAATAACTTAGTTGATTCAATGACTTGTAATATATGTGCACGGAATAAAGATGATGTTACTATTTTATGCTGGGACAGTTTCATTAGTTTCCCaagagtaaaaatttaatttctgattttattataacattatattattataactactCGAGATTCATTGAATCCatatgaagaaaaacaaatcgatatatttttacaaaatctatataacaatactttaaatatgtttgaattctaatttttatctcgttatTTAATAGTGATGATAGAAGTTTTTGGtcccttatttttttaaattataaaataccagTTATAAAACTGgtgataatgtatataatacttttgatGGCCATATATTGCACGATACATGGTGAGATTCAAGTGACATTGCAAAGAATTGTTTGCATCAGACACTTtgctctttaaaaatattatataatataaggaatattattaatgagttACACTACAGCATAGATTTGGGTTGGTACTATTAGGAACGTGGAGTTTTTAGTTGCAACAATTCTGGATCCAGCAAAGGATTATCATCCGCCTCTGATTCTAATGGCTTATTCATACTATTAACCACAAGAGATGATGCAGTAGCTGTGTTACTATATGGTGAAAATCCTGCCCATTCCATGCCAAGATATATGGGTGGTGGGCTACCTAATGGTGGTTCCAATAACAAATGATCTGAttgttgctgctgttgctgctgttgtACTTCTTGGCATTCAGAAGGTGGCAAATGCGAAGTCAAGTGAGTGGTTACTTTACATTGTTTCTCTTGTTTTCGCCATTTTGCTCTTCTATTTTGAAACCATacctataaaaaagttatcgaacttgataattattatcgatcgtaTTTTTTGGAACAATAGAATATAGCTATTACCTGTACTCTGGCTTCTGTCAATTGAATACGGAGAGCAAGTTCTTCTCTAAAAAATACATCAGGATAATGCGTTTTTTGAAATGCTCTTTCCAATTCTTCCAATTGAAAGTTCGTGAACGTGGTACGATATCTGCGCTGTTTTCTTTTACCGACTCCAGTTGATTGCCTATCTTCACTTCCCGGACTTGATGAAAAATCATacgctataaaaataaaatattatactgatcaatattatcaaatatattttcatcaatatacGATGTCACGAATATAGCGTGATTTATTCACTTTAAAACGAAGCATAACATGTCgctaaaacattataaattaatgtgtTGATTCGCAGTTCACATGCTGATTTCTCACTGCATTTAAtcgcgataaatttaaaatatggtaTAAAATGATTCATAACTTTTAAACCGATTACCACTAACTCTATTTAAAACAAGGGCTGGCGATTCGCTTAATGCATttagcaataatttaattgaggACTGCCCCAACTTACGAGCCGACAGGTAGAGAGTGGCAGTTAATTAAATCAGGTCTGGGGTGGCAGGGTGCACTTACAGAATTTTGTAGGAAAGCAAACTGAGGAAGATTGAGCGCCTATCAGACCAGCTAGAGCAGTCGACTGTAGATCTCCTGCAGAGTTGATCTCATCTGGTGCTCCAGCAGAAGCAACGATCGCTCCAGTGGACACTAGAGGATCACGCGGTGCACCCACTAAAAATAGTTGTCTACCATTTTCGTTCGCACTTTCGTCTTCTTCCTTTAAATCCATTGTAATATTTGGCTTCcgtcgtttaattaattaaaacaccaAATAAATGAGGCTGATGGTAGACTGAGTGAGTGAAGAATAGGCTAATGGTAATTGAATCACTACAGGTTGAGAAGTTCGTGTGGGTACCACAGCGACTCCGCAACTCtgctatttcttttctcttttcctcttttttttttccttacacCTGTACGACGTAGATAGGGTAGGGGATAGAGTATATTCAACATGAACTCTCTCAAGAGGGGTAGTGAAGCCTCAAAAATGTATTGCTTATACACCACGAATCAATAGCATGAGTGTAAAAAAACGGTATATCTAGTTTTTATCATGTATTCATTAACTGTTTcataagtaattaatatacgCACGATTATATGTAACcgattatttcatttgatattagaaatatcaaatcgtaaagtgaaattatatttgcagttaatttaaaaaaaaaaaaaaaaaaaagaaaagattttgaacatacaataattcgataatttactTGTTGCATTAAGATCATTTTCAgttaatatatcgaaatatatatataatttataatttttattttacaaaaaaaaaaatgaaaaggcaaaaaaagaatatattgtcaaacaataaattttgttagattttttttttttattagatcagTGTAGTGTATTACaatatgtacaaaatttgCTAGATCTATTCAGacttaaataaagatatatatatatatcgtgccTTAAAAGTGCACATCTCATTGTTCAAGCATTACCACAATAACAACTCTTTGTTAAGCTTATAGAAAACTGAAAATATgctatttgttttattcatgGAAATgtgagaaaatatattcagcATAGTGCATATCACAGTAGGTGCATGAAGTAAAATGTTCAATATGAACTTCAAAATTGTTATCATCTTCAGTATTCCATCTCACGTGTATATATTGAAACACATTAGTTGGACCCATGTCATATCAACGTAGGACAAAACATTCAGACATAAAAAAGGCGTACCTTACTGGTAGAGACCAATAAATCatcgtcaaaaaattttgtctcTATCACAACATTTccactaaataaaaataaaaaagattaattaatgataaatgatttcaaaatagaaaagtataataatatattgtatatatttactttaaaacaTTAGCAGGCATCATTTGACTTTCTGGAGCAGCTTGGATCAAACTTTGCCATGTATTAGTACTATTAGGTATAACAAATCCAAATTCGAAGAACCATTCTTCCAAACATCTACCTTTAAACAACACTTTCTGTTCTAACCTAAATCTTTCCATTGGTTCTGCagaactaaaattaatttctcgtgAAACTGCACgacattttaaaatctttttaggTACTCTCGCTTCATGTTCGATTTCTGGGACAGatctttgtataataaatttcaaagttaatttaaagattatatcaTTGCAGCGTTATTATATAggttataatatacttacaaATCTTCGTTACCTTGCCATAATATTTTACCACTATCGGCATCTCGTAAATTCATCCAATTTCTGtgataaataatagttaagaaatattataaattataa
This region of Apis mellifera strain DH4 linkage group LG14, Amel_HAv3.1, whole genome shotgun sequence genomic DNA includes:
- the LOC552592 gene encoding facilitated trehalose transporter Tret1 isoform X2, coding for MAKKDLNLEDGKPVLAGHSANTNPENGHSVHGSAVRQVLAAVVAQLGTLNTGMAFGFSAIAVPQLQEPNSNIPIGKGSSEESWIASMSSIGTPIGCLISGYMMDVLGRKRSLIITEIPALLGWILIACATDVRMIYAGRFFVGLGSGMVGAPARVYTGEVTQPHLRGMLTAFASIGVSTGVLIEYFLGSVLTWNVCAAISGILPLAALLLMFFFPETPSYLISRSRPEKAREALQQVRGSTYNINQEMETLINFSNERDVKRPKGFREIIRALLKPNAIKPFTLLFLYFLIYQWSGTNVITFYAVEIFNDSGATINKYLAAVILGIIRLISTIAACILCRKSGRRPLTMVSSIGCGLSMVGLGGYMWLKSYWTANNLPFVATWIPVLCIFSYTIACTLGFLVIPWIMIGEVYPVQVRGIIGGLTTMAAHSFIFTVVKTYPYLTSILTTHGTFIFYGCISLFGTIYFYLCLPETKDKTLQEIEDYFSGRNNNLRTRNIDNNKPKVLQVKKGQILP
- the LOC552592 gene encoding facilitated trehalose transporter Tret1 isoform X1, with product MSRNRNYQTFTNECAPSIEKDLNLEDGKPVLAGHSANTNPENGHSVHGSAVRQVLAAVVAQLGTLNTGMAFGFSAIAVPQLQEPNSNIPIGKGSSEESWIASMSSIGTPIGCLISGYMMDVLGRKRSLIITEIPALLGWILIACATDVRMIYAGRFFVGLGSGMVGAPARVYTGEVTQPHLRGMLTAFASIGVSTGVLIEYFLGSVLTWNVCAAISGILPLAALLLMFFFPETPSYLISRSRPEKAREALQQVRGSTYNINQEMETLINFSNERDVKRPKGFREIIRALLKPNAIKPFTLLFLYFLIYQWSGTNVITFYAVEIFNDSGATINKYLAAVILGIIRLISTIAACILCRKSGRRPLTMVSSIGCGLSMVGLGGYMWLKSYWTANNLPFVATWIPVLCIFSYTIACTLGFLVIPWIMIGEVYPVQVRGIIGGLTTMAAHSFIFTVVKTYPYLTSILTTHGTFIFYGCISLFGTIYFYLCLPETKDKTLQEIEDYFSGRNNNLRTRNIDNNKPKVLQVKKGQILP
- the LOC107965473 gene encoding uncharacterized protein LOC107965473 — protein: MIINKLCAAFRQISINTKSNIIVKYYSSYLLKEYNNAISLPNFSTNALNIISPNIKFIPKTLNIDFENSRNNIKKDEMPLSKYIPSMEEPLINQSIKQDLPLIDTSFQLPPTENILEKLAIRMIVIRRKKMKKHKRRKLRKKMKFKWAKIRANRNVLKEKLFQAELVTQIKEAHNFDPKKYIEGRLAILDKEILPKTYRGEILSPEMIKKFIDEKKEYVRKKRNKIRLSKILD
- the LOC552579 gene encoding proteasome subunit beta type-3, with translation MSILAYNGGAIIAMKGKNCVAIAADRRFGIQAQTITCDFQKIFEMGSHLYLSLPGLATDTQTVMEKLRFRLNLYELKENRKIHPKAFASMVSNLLYERRFGPYFVEPIIAGLNPNTYEPFICNMDLIGCISPSNDFVVGGTCTEQLYGMCESLYEPDMEPDDLFETISQALVNACDRDAISGWGAIVYIIEKDKITVKTLKTRMD